In Macadamia integrifolia cultivar HAES 741 chromosome 1, SCU_Mint_v3, whole genome shotgun sequence, a single window of DNA contains:
- the LOC122084514 gene encoding uncharacterized protein LOC122084514, giving the protein MGRLFVVEIPDVEEKNIYTCANCEEENDQDFPFTHIALEDDRQYYRPGPPFWSYSDNCIFSEVINTLMLSESERQRIYYGWYIVKEVQCVRCCQVLGTYYITSINPNFSYIERNFLLYEEALNRWDHGIRVPV; this is encoded by the exons ATGGGAAGATTGTTTGTGGTCGAGATCCCCGATGTCGAAGAGAAAAACATATATACTTGCGCGAACTGCGAGGAGGAGAACGACCAGGATTTCCCCTTTACACACATCGCTTTAGAGGATGATCGGCAATACTAT CGCCCAGGCCCTCCATTTTGGTCCTATTCGGACAATTGTATATTTAGCGAAGT GATAAACACATTAATGTTGAGTGAATCGGAAAGACAACGGATATATTATGGCTGGTACATAGTCAAGGAGGTCCAATGTGTACGGTGCTGTCAAGTACTTGGAACATATTAT ATAACATCCATTAACCCAAATTTCAGCTATATAGAAAGGAATTTTTTGCTGTACGA AGAAGCTCTAAATCGCTGGGACCACGGGATCAGAGTACCAGTTTGA
- the LOC122066960 gene encoding uncharacterized mitochondrial protein AtMg00820-like translates to MHLQPGPSALTASSPLLTEPTCYLQALEYPEWCGAVAAEFNALIRNGTWSLVPRSPHMNLVGCKWVFRIKRKANSSLERYKARLAAKGFHQQEGLDYNETFSLMVKPTTVRSILAITVSKGWPFFQLDVNNAFLHGILDEEVFMV, encoded by the coding sequence ATGCATCTCCAGCCTGGACCCAGTGCCCTCACCGCTAGCTCACCTCTCCTCACTGAACCAACTTGCTACTTGCAAGCCTTAGAATACCCTGAATGGTGTGGTGCAGTGGCAGCAGAGTTTAATGCTCTAATTCGTAATGGCACATGGTCTCTTGTTCCACGATCGCCTCATATGAACCTGGTTGGTTGTAAGTGGGTTTTCAGAATTAAAAGGAAGGCTAACAGTTCTCTCGAACGCTACAAGGCACGCCTTGCTGCAAAGGGGTTTCATCAACAAGAAGGATTGGACTACAATGAGACATTCAGTCTCATGGTCAAGCCTACCACGGTCCGATCTATCTTAGCCATTACAGTCTCCAAAGGTTGGCCCTTTTTCCAGTTAGATGTCAACAATGCCTTTCTGCATGGCATTCTTGATGAAGAGGTTTTTATGGTTTAG
- the LOC122080422 gene encoding expansin-A13-like produces MPLRIIHALTFLYFATSFTFAHFSSSTSSSSSPALSEWRSARATYYAALDPRDTVGGACGYGDLVKKGYGQATVGLSSVLFEKGQICGACFEIRCVDDLKYCIPGTSIIVTATNFCAPNYGLTADAGGRCNPPNRHFVLPIEAFEKIAIWKASNMPVQYRRIKCRKEGGIRFTIDGSGYFYSVLISNVAGAGDVMAVKIKGSQTGWLQMGRNWGQNWHINADLKNQPLSFEVTASDGTTVTSYSVAPKDWNLGQTFEGKQFQQ; encoded by the exons ATGCCGTTAAGAATCATACACGCCCTAACATTCCTATACTTTGCTACCTCATTTACCTTTGCCCACTTCTCTTCCtccacttcttcttcctcatcaccAGCGTTGTCGGAATGGAGATCGGCAAGAGCAACCTACTACGCAGCTCTAGATCCTCGGGACACGGTAGGGGGTGCGTGCGGGTACGGAGATCTGGTGAAGAAAGGGTATGGGCAAGCCACGGTAGGTCTGAGCAGCGTTCTTTTCGAGAAGGGTCAGATCTGCGGTGCCTGTTTCGAGATCAGATGTGTTGATGATCTTAAGTATTGTATCCCCGGAACCTCCATCATCGTCACCGCCACCAACTTCTGTGCTCCCAACTATGGCCTTACAGCCGATGCCGGTGGCCGCTGCAACCCTCCGAATCGCCATTTTGTTCTTCCCATAGAAGCTTTTGAGAAGATCGCCATTTGGAAGGCATCCAACATGCCCGTTCAGTATCGCAG GATCAAATGCAGAAAGGAAGGCGGAATTCGATTTACAATTGACGGCTCTGGTTATTTCTACTCAGTCTTGATCAGCAATGTTGCAGGTGCTGGAGATGTAATGGCTGTGAAGATTAAGGGATCACAAACAGGGTGGCTGCAGATGGGTAGGAATTGGGGCCAAAACTGGCACATTAATGCTGATCTAAAGAATCAACCCCTCTCATTCGAGGTCACCGCAAGTGATGGAACCACAGTTACATCTTACAGTGTCGCACCCAAGGACTGGAATCTCGGGCAGACCTTTGAAGGGAAACAATTCCAACAATAG
- the LOC122080391 gene encoding methyltransferase N6AMT1-like: MWGVDMEPKLETNAVKPTLPSIGTKEEDQQNSRPVSYRMSARSAQIRLVSSHPEVYEPCDDSFALVDALLADRNNLLEHKPTLCMELGCGSGYVITSLAIMLGQEGAGVSYFATDINPHAVRVTGETLEAHGVHAEVMLMDIVSGLERRLAGMVDVMVVNPPYVPTPEDEVGRDGIASAWAGGENGRSVIDRILPIADKLLSESGWLYMVTLAANNPSQICRMMREKGYASRIIVQRSTEEESLHVIKFWRDTEIQVGTKEQIAENRTPSVLMESLWSQIPRLAFWRSGSRDS; this comes from the exons ATGTGGGGAGTTGACATGGAACCCAAGCTAGAAACCAATGCCGTAAAGCCCACCCTGCCCTCCATTGGAACGAAAGAAGAGGACCAACAGAATAGTAGACCA GTCTCATACAGAATGTCTGCCAGAAGTGCCCAAATTCGGCTTGTGAGCTCCCATCCTGAGGTTTATGAACCCTGTGATGATTCTTTTGCGTTGGTTGATGCACTACTAGCTGACAGAAATAACCTCTTAGAGCATAAGCCCACATTGTGCATGGAATTGGGTTGTGGTAGTGGTTATGTGATTACATCACTAGCAATCATGCTAGGGCAGGAGGGTGCTGGTGTCAGTTATTTTGCAACTGATATTAATCCACATGCAGTGAGAGTGACCGGGGAAACGTTGGAGGCCCATGGGGTCCACGCGGAGGTAATGTTGATGGATATTGTATCTGGGTTGGAGAGACGGTTGGCTGGTATGGTGGACGTGATGGTTGTGAACCCACCTTACGTACCAACACCAGAAGATGAAGTGGGTCGCGATGGGATTGCTTCTGCTTGGGCAGGAGGTGAGAATGGGCGGAGTGTCATTGACAGGATTCTACCCATTGCAGACAAACTTTTGTCGGAAAGTGGCTGGTTGTACATGGTCACGCTAGCTGCTAACAACCCCTCACAAATATGCCGTATGATGAGAGAGAAGGGCTATGCTTCGCGGATTATTGTCCAGAGATCCACTGAGGAAGAGAGCCTCCATGTTATTAAATTCTGGCGGGATACTGAAATTCAAGTGGGAACTAAGGAGCAAATCGCAGAAAATAGAACTCCTTCAGTACTAATGGAATCTCTATGGTCACAAATTCCTCGCTTGGCTTTCTGGAGGAGTGGCAGCCGTGACAGCTAA
- the LOC122077223 gene encoding protein yippee-like PJ691.02: MGRLFVVEIPDVEEKNMYSCAMCEEENDDDFPFTHIALEDEREYLAPGPPFWPYLYNCIFGKVMNIIMLGEPERERLCYGRYIVKEVKCVRCCEVLGAYYITSLNPNFSDIEGNFLLHREALNHWDHGNRVD, translated from the exons ATGGGAAGATTGTTTGTGGTCGAGATCCCCGATGTCGAAGAGAAAAACATGTATAGTTGCGCGATGTGCGAGGAGGAGAACGATGACGATTTCCCCTTTACACACATCGCTTTAGAGGATGAGCGGGAATACTTG GCTCCAGGCCCTCCATTTTGGCCCTATTTGTACAATTGTATATTCGGTAAAGT GATGAACATAATAATGTTGGGTGAACCGGAAAGGGAACGGCTATGTTATGGCAGGTACATAGTCAAGGAGGTCAAATGCGTACGGTGCTGTGAAGTACTCGGAGCATACTAT ATAACATCCCTTAACCCAAATTTCAGCGATATAGAGGGGAATTTTTTGCTGCATAG AGAAGCTCTAAATCATTGGGACCACGGGAACAGAGTAGATTGA